A window of Candidatus Eremiobacterota bacterium genomic DNA:
GAGTGCGCCCCCCCGATCCCGCACGTGCTCAGCTCGACGCTGGCCGACATCACCGACGGCGAGGTGCTGCAGCTGCGAGCGCTGGGCGAACTCGACACGACGCTGGCGGCGTACGTCGAGGTGGCGGGCAAGAAGACGGCCTCGCTGTTCGCCGCGGCGGCGGAGTGCGGCGCGCTGGCAGCCGGCGGCTCGCCGTTCGCGGTGAAGGCGCTGCACGATTTCGGGACCGCGTTCGGGATCGCGTTTCAGATGCGCGACGACCTGCTCGATCTGACCGGCGACGAGGCGACGCTCGGCAAACCGGTCGGCAACGACCTGCGCGAGCGGAAGATGACCGTCCCGCTGGTCCTCGCGCTCGAAGGCGGCGGTCGGGAATTCCGCTCCGGCGTCGAACGTTTCTTCGCGGAGAGCGATCAGGTGCACGATCGGGTGGAGAACATCGTCGCGGGGATCACGGCCCACGGCGGGTTGGCGAAGACGGAAGCCGTCCTCGCGGGCTACGTCGAACGAGCGAAGCAGTCGCTCGCGCCGCTCGGAAACGCCCCGGCCCGCGCCGAGCTCGCCGCGCTCGCGGACACCCTGCTCTCAACCCGGAGTTAGCTATGTTCTCACCAATCGAAATCGCCGCGGTGGTCGGTGTCGCGATCCTGATCTTCGGCGCCGACAAGCTGCCGAAGCTCGCTCGCAGCGCCGGTCAGGCCAAGAAAGAGTTCATGGTCGGGCAGGCCGACGCCGACGTCGCCGCCGAGCGCGCCCGCGAGGAAGCGCGCAAGCGCGCCGAGGCCGAGGACCGCGCCGCGGAGGCGACGACGACCGTCAGCGGCGCCGGCGGACCCGGCCCGATCGTCCCCGACCCGCAGACCGGCGCACCCGGTCCGACCACGGTCGCCCCGCCGCGCCCGTAGCGCGCGGAGAGTAGGCCGGCGATGCTCGCGGAGCGGACGCCGCTCGACGCAGAAAACCGCGAGCGCGAAGCCGAGTGGGACCAGAAGGAGATGCCGTTCACGGAGCACCTGCGGGAGCTCCGGAACCGCCTCTTCGTCTGCGTCGTCACGGTTCTCGCGCTGACGGTGCTGCTGCTGTGGCCCGCGCAGTGGGCGATCCCCCGCGTGACGCACCTGTACTTCGGCAGCGTCCAGCTCCACGCGTTCGGCCCGGCCGACGCGGTGTGGGCGATCTTCAAGTTCGCGCTGTACGGCGCGATCGTGCTCGGCCTGCCGGTGATCTTGTACCAAGCCTGGATGTTCGTCGTCCCGGCGATCCATCCGAAGACGCGCAAGGCGGTGTACTCGTACGTCGCGCCGTCGTTCGTTCTGTCGCTGGCGGGGATCGCGTTCGCGCACTTTCTGGTGCTGCCGCGCGTCGTCGGCGCGCTGGACAAGATCACCTCGAGCGTCGCGGTGCCGACCTACGGTATCGAGTCGACGCTGAATCTCGTGCTGCTGCTGCTGCTGGCCTTCGCGCTCGTCTTCCAGACGCCGGTCGTCATGCTGCTCGGCGCGCGAATTGGGCTGATCAACAGCAGGCTGCTGCGCAGGTACCGCAAGTACATCGGCTTCGGGATGCTCGTGGCCGGCGCGATCCTTGCGCCCGACGGGAGCCCGGTGACGATGACGCTGATCGCGGCGCCGATGTACGTCCTCTTCGAGCTCTCGATCTGGCTGATCGTCTTCATGGAGAAGCGGTGGAAGCACGAAGCGGCGGACGCGTAGCATCGCGCGCGCTCGGCGCGCTGCGCGAGAGCTGGGACGATCTCGTGCGGCTCTTCGCGCACGTGCCGTTCGGCGTCTCGCTGCTGGCGGCGTGGGCGTTTCTCACCCTGATCGGCGTGATCGTCGAGCAGGGGAAAGACCCGTCGTTCTACGCCGCCGAGTACGCGCCGCCGCTCGCGCGGCTGATCGTCCGGCTCGACCTCGGCAACATCTACCACAGCCCCGCCTACCTCATCGCGATCGGCTTGATCCTGTGCTCGATGGCGGCGGCGACGTTCACCAAGGTGATCCCGCGCCGCATCCCGCGCTTGAACCCGGTGAAGATCGACGCGATCCCGCTCCACGCGCGCGTCCGCATCGCCGGCGATCCGGAGAGCGTGCGCGAGCGGCTGGCGGCGTTCTTCGCCGCGCGCGGCTGGCAGGTGCGCAAGCGCGAGTTCGGCGGCGCCGAGTGGACCTTCGCCGACAAGAACAACTGGGCGCGGCGCGGCGTGCTAGTCGCGCACCTCGGCTTTTTGATCATCGCGATCGGGACGACGATCTACTGGGCGAAAGGCTACAGCGGCCAGTTCGCGGTGCTCAGCGGCCAGACGGCGACGATCCCGGAGAACGGCGCGACGATCGCGCTCCACCGCTTCGCCTACCGCATCGACCCGATTCAAACGAAAGCCGGCACCGTCTACCAGCCGATCGACTACGTCTCGAACGCGACCGTCACCGGGAAAGACGGCCTGCCGCGCGACGCGGTCATTCGCGTGAACCAGCCGTACGACGTCGACGGAACGCTCATCTACCAGGCGACGTACGGGTTCGCGATCGACTTCCGGCTGACGCGGGACGGCCGGCCCGTTCCGGTCTCGGACCATCCGCTCAAGGAAGGCGAAGGCTTCGTCATTCCCGGCACGTCGCGCGCGATCGAGTACACGCGGTTCGTGGGCACGATCGACCGCGCGACGGGACAGCCCGCGGCCGATCCGCGCCCGAACGATCCCGGCGTCGTCGTGCAGGCCTTCGACGGCGACCGGCCCGCGGGCAGCGCGCTGCTCGCGCTGGGCCAGCCGGTCGATCTGGGCGCCGGGTACGCGCTCACCGCGCAGCGCTACATCCTCTACTCCGGCTTCCAGTACCGCTACGATCCCGGCATCCCGGTCGTGGGCCTCGGCGCGCTGGTGCTGCTGGCGGGATTGTGCATCTCGTTCTACTTCTTGCCCGCGCGGCTGTTCGTGCTGGCGCGCGACGCCGGCGGCGGCGTGACCGAAGTCGGGATCGCCGCGACGACGGTGAAAGGCTACGACGTCTTCGAAGAGCGCTTCGGCGAGATCGTCGAAGACTTGCGGCGCAGTGAGCCCGTCGGCGATACTGCACAGGCCGGGGCGAGGCCCGTTCTAGAGAGCGCATAAAGGGGAAGCAATGGATCCGCTCAGAGTCCACGTCGATCAATGGCTGCTCGTGTTGGGGATCGCTGCGTACGTGACGGCCGCGTTCGCGCTGTTCGCGCACTTTCTGATGCGCAATCCCGTCCTGCGCGCGATCGGTCTGCCGCTGGCCGCGGTCGGATGCGTGTCGCAGTTCGCCGAGCTGGGAACGCGCTGGTGGATGACCGGCGTGTGGCCGCTGACGAACCTGTACGGCTCGCTCTCGCTGTTCAGCGCGTGCGCGGTGGCGATCTTCCTCGTCTTCGCCCTGCGCTACGACCTGGCGTTCATCGGCGGTCCGGTCCTCGCGCTCGCGGCGATCGCGCTGGGCTACGCGACGACGTGGAATGAAGGCTACATGCCCGCCGTTCCGGCGCTGCAGTCGTACTGGATCAAGGTCCACGTGCCGATCGTGATCACGGCGTACGCCTCGTTCATGGTGTCGTTCTGCGTCTCGGCGATGTACTTGCTGAAAGACGCCGCCGAGAAGCGCTATGCGCAGCGGCACCCGACGGTGCGCGGCGTGGCGGCCAGCGCCGGCGGCAACGTCGACGTACCGCTGAGCGCGTACGCGGCGAACCCGCTGACCGGCGTGGTGCGAACCGACACCCCGGCGCTCGCGAGCGCGGCCGCGGCGGGCGACGCGACGGCGAGCTGGCTCACTGGGCTGCCCTCCCTCGCAAAGCTCGACGTGATGCAGTACCGCATCATCGCGGTCGGCCTGCCGCTGCTCTCACTCGGGATCATCACCGGAGCGATGTGGGCGAAAGAAGCCTGGGGCGCGTATTGGCAGTGGGATCCGAAAGAGACGGCCGCGCTGATCTCCTGGATCGTGTACGCCGGCTACATGCATCTGCACACGCGCCCGGAATGGCGCGGAACGCGCACCGCCTGGGTCAGCGTGATCGGCTTCGTCTCGATCGTGTTCTGCTACCTCGGCGTAAACATCTGGATCAGTGGCCTCCACAGTTACAAAATGTAACGTTGCCGCTCGCGTAGAAGGACTAGACTAACGTGGAGGGAGGGACTGGCAAGCGAGCGGTCTCTCCAGAAGGCAAGCAAGCGGGTTGTAATATATGTCGACTTCAACGATACCTCCGCCGCTGACGCGATCGCCATTGTGGCTCGTCCAAGGCGACTATTTCGAGCAAGCTCGCATTGCAAAGGCTCGGGTTTCGGCTGAATATCTCCAATCGGATCGCCGGACGAGCACGATACTTGAAGACACGCCGAACCCGTACGAGAATGTCGTAGGTGTTGGACTCGGTCCTCGCATTATCCGTGGATACACGACCGGTGAGCTGTGCGTCAAGGTCTACGTGCGCCGAAAATTTCCGAAGAGCCAGATAAAACAGGGTGATCTTCTTCCTAGCGGTTACGACGGCATCCGGCTCGACGTCGAAGAAGCAGGACTTCTCGAAACGTTCGAAGCTGAGCTCGACGATATCTTGCCGAATCCGATGGTATCGCTCGATCCCCTTCAGCCCGGTACGTCCGTCGGTGGCTGTGCATGTTCAGTGGGCGGAACAGGGACGATAGCGGCCATTGCGGCGGATCGCGCCGGTCGGCGCTTCGCGCTGACTTGCGCTCACGTAATCAAAAGCACGTGCGGGCATGCCGAGGTGTTTCATCCAGGCGTCGCCGACGCCGCTCAAGACGGAACGGCGCGGCTAATCGGCCGGGTCGCGCACTTGGCCGCCGCCGTCCCCGACGCCGTGAACGATATCGACGCCGGTTCCATATTGCTCTCGGTCGCAGCAGACCCCAAGATACTCTACATCGGCGGACCGACCGACCAGACGATCGCGACACGAGGAATGCTGGTGCACAAATTCGGTCGCACGAGTCGCTATACATACGGACTGGTGACCGACCCGGAGTTCGACGTCAATCTTTATTCGCGACGCCAAGGCGCATGGATCACATACGTCAATCAGATTCGCATTGAACCAGTCGGAATGCAACCGTTCTCTGCGTCAGGCGATTCCGGAGCCTTGGTGCTGGAAGCGGCGACCAATCGGGCAATAGGTGTCCTGCTGGGAGGAGGACCACCCTTCTCGGTGGCCAACCACCTTTTTCGGGTACTTGAGGGTTTAGGGCTAATGTTGGTGACAGCATAAACCGTTCGAGGAATAGAGACAGATAAGCAAAGCCATGGCAAGAGCAACAGAAGGAGAGCTCCGGGAAGTGAAGCGACGCTGGTCGCGCCGCTTCCTCACGTACCCCGGGGTGGTCGGCGTCGGCGTCGATCCCGATTCGCGCGGCGGCTTCCATCTGACCGTATTCCTCACGACACCCGATGCCGGGAAAGGTCTTCCTCATATCGTCGATGGGCACCGGGTCCATTTCCGCGTGGCCGGCACGCTCGAGGAGCATACCGCGGCAACGATGTGACTCTAGGAGCTTTGTCGCTGTATGAACGACGCTGAACGTTCGGGTCTTTGGGTCCTGGTTGCGACCGATTCTCCAGCCGGCACGGAAGGGCGACTCGAAGAACAGTCGCTTGATGTGGCTGCAAAGGCGCGCACGGTCGCGCGTGAGCTTCTCCCAAACATCGCCGACACGTGGGCATCGGTCACGACGCAACTGGGAAACATGCTCTCCGCCACACGCGCATCGGTGAAAGGTTTCGATGTCGACGCTGTTACCGTTAAGCTCGGAATCGACGGTAAGGGGAGCATCGGCGTTGTCTCAGCGGGCGTATCCGCAGCGTTCGAAGTGACGTTTACGCGGAGCACGTCGCCGTAGGTGCGTGTTCCTCAGCCTGCATCCTTCAATAATCCTAGGTGTCGTGCACGAGAAAGGACGGGAGTGAGCGCACTTCCTTCCATGTTCATAATGTGCAGGCGGTGCCGAGCTCTCGTGAAGGTAAGATAAATCTCGCGATACGCCTGCTGCTCCAACCGTGCCGCGAGCGCTCCCCCGATGGATTGCGGCGGAATGACGCCCTCCTCCAGGCCGCACGATATTACGCAGTCGAATTCTTGTCCGCCAATGAGTTCCGGGGGCGCGAGTATTACCGTCGGGTAATTACCGCTTATCGTCTCGCCCCGTTGGCGCAACATCCGGAACTCGAAATCGGAGTGCACGAGCTTGGGGAGTCCCTCCCGAATCGGAGCCATCGCAGTCTCTGAGTGTACGACGACTGCGAACTGCATGAGCCCTTCGCGGGCTCCGACGCGCACAATTTCGTAAATCCTTTCCGCGAATTTTTCCAGACGTTCAACGTGAAGCGATGGAGCGCTATGCATGCGTTCCTTAGCGTCTGTCGCCCGAAATTTGAGTTCTGGAAACTCGTTCCCGAACGGCGCCGAGCCTTGTGAGATCACGTAAAACGCGAGCTTCGCGATCGATTCGCTTAGCCGGTGCATAACATGTAACGTACGACGCTGCAGGTCCTCAATTCCGAGCCGCCCGAATCCGCTCGCCGTCATCGAATATAGCCGCTGGGCTTCGTCGAGCGCAATTGCGACCAATGTGTGTGGGCTTTGCGATGTCGTTAGGAGCGCAAATATCTGTCGCTCGTTGTCATTGAAAAGCTGCGCCTCATCCACGAAGACATAATCAAAGCCGAGCTGTCGACGCTCATATTCCCACTGCGGCGTCATGAGCCGACCTAAGACCGATAACGCGACATCGTCGGAGTCCAATACTTCATACTCGCGAAGGCTGTCTCTATAATTGATGTAAGCGTCGTAGATGACGTCGCGCTCCTCCGGCGAAAGGACAGCATGGAGATGACCGAGTGCATCTTGCGCGTCCGTATAGGCTCCGCGGTCCAGGATCATCCCGCGTCCTTTTATCACCATACTGATCTCTGCCCGCACGTATTCAGCGAAGTATCTGAAGGCGGTTTCATCTGCCGTAAGAACGCGGAGATTCTCACTCTTCTCGACAACGTGCGACTTCGAGGCGAGCGCTTTCGAAAGTGCCTCCTTCACAAGGTTGAAGGCATCGTCCTTCGCCCGCTCCGGATTTAATGAAATCACCTGCCACCGTCTAAGTCCGGTCAATTCCATCGAATACCGCGCCAGAGTCGTCACGTGAAGTTGTGAGATCGGTGCGAACAGATCTTGTGCAGCGTGCTTCGGGGCCCCATTCAAAAGCCGAGCAAATCGCGCGCGAACGGATTCCTCCATCGCCTCGTTGTGCGTGAGATATAGGACCTTCGCGCCAGGCTTCTCCCTCAAACACTTGATAGCCATAAGCTGCATGAGCAGGGTCTTGCCTGCTCCGCCGGGCCCGACGATTCGCAGAGGTTGTGTGAGGGGGGCATTCTGTTCAAGAATTGAGCGCTGCTCTTTCGACAATGTACTTAGAGCCGGATTGCACCATTGATCGTACGACCACATCAGCGTTCGGTAGATGTCTTGCGGAGTCACGTCGGCACGTCGAGCTTGGACCGTGAGCGTGAGCCGGCCACCTGACGCGTCAAAGGGACCCGCATCCTGCCGCAACTCTGAGGGATCGATCGCTTCACGCAACGACGTGAAAGACTTGTCCGAGAGGATCCCGCGCGTACTGTTACCGCTCATAATGGTTCGAACCGAATTCATGAGCGCTGAAATCTGAAATGAATAGCTCTCGGCGGCTTCTGCTAAGTTGTTCTCATCGTGATATGGACCGATCACGAACACTACTCGCGTGATCGTAGCGCCTGCCTGAAGGGTCTTCTCGGCCCATGCCAAGCTCAGGGGGCTCTCCAGACCGCCGATCGAGATTGTGTATCTGCTGTCATCGATCTTCCGGTAGCGAGAGTCCGCCCAAAAGGTACGGTTCTGCAAACGCTGGCAGATCACAAAGACGGCGCGTGTGAGCGCCATCGTGGCGGCGTCGGCATTAGAGGCGATACCGAGCCTAGGAGCAATTCGAATGAAGCCGAGCGGTTCGTCTCCTGTTCCGGCGGCGAAGTCAGCGTTCACCAACATCACGACATCACGATCAGCGGAAATGCGAATTGGGCCCGCCAGGAAATCGCCTTTTCGCAGGTTGCGAAGCCCCTGGCTCGCAATGACGTTAGCTAACTCCTCCAAGATGCCGTCTTTGCGGAGCAGCCACAGCGCAGTATCCTGTTGAATCGCGAGATAGTCCATATTGAACCTAGCCGCGGGGTAGCTTAAGAACCCTATCTTAGCATGCGCACTCTCAGCAGTCTAGCCATTTCTAGGTTTGGCCACGTCAGCCGTGCCGCGCTGGGAGCGCCGGCATCGGTGTCGGCGGCGGGACTTGCGAGGGGTTCTCCCAGATCGACTTCGCTTCGCCGGTGAGGTGGTCGGGGACGCGCTTCATGAAGTAGGTGATCTGCCAGATCGACTTCTCGTCGAGCGACTTGGCGAACGACGGCATCCCGGTGAAGCGGATGCCGTGCTCGATCTTCCAGTACGTCTGGCCTTCGGGATCGTCCATCACGTCGTTCTTGTTGAACTGCGGCGCGCGCACGCCGAGCCCGCGCGCGATCGCGTCCGGAGTCGTGTTCGCGGTGCCGTGGCAGACCGCGCAATTTTGCACGTACAGCTTCGCGCCTTGCGCGATGTCCGCGTCGCTTTGGGTGTAGGGATACGGCGGCTTCGGCGCTTCGCGCGCGAGCGTCGCGTGCAACGAGGTGTTCGCGGCCCAGCGCTCGCCGGGCATCAAGGGACCGTCGGCTCGCGCGGGGACCGCGCCCGTCTTCACCGCCGCGAAGACGACGAGCGCCAGCACGACGACCGCGGCCACGACGCCGCCCAGGAATCCACGCATGACGGTCAGTTTGTCCGCTTTTCCTGAGAATCTCACCACGCAACGAACGGGCCGACGATGAGGGTTTGAGGAGAACGATGGCCATCGCCCCGCCGTGCGGCAAGACGCTGGAAGACTTGCGCTTCGACAACTCGTTCGCCGCGCTGGGCGATGCGTTCTCGGAATGCCGCACGCCGCTCGGCATCCCGAACGCGCGCCTCGCCGGCTTCAGTCCCGAGGCTGCCGCGCTGATCGATCTGCGCCCCGGCGAAGAAGAGCGTCCCGAGTTCGCCGAGCTCGTGAGCGGCAACGGGCTGCTCGCCGGGATGGAACCGGTCGCCGGCATGTACGGCGGCCATCAGTTCGGCGTGTGGGCCGGCCAGCTCGGCGACGGGCGCGCGATCCTGCTGGGCGAGGTGCGCACCGACGCCGGTGAACGCTGGGAGCTGCAGCTCAAAGGCGGCGGACTCACCAAGTTCTCGCGCTTCGCCGACGGGCGTGCGGTGATTCGCTCGACGGTGCGCGAGTTTCTCGCCAGCGAGGCGCTGCATCATCTCGGCGTGCCGACGACGCGCGCGCTCGCGATGGCCGCCGGCGACGAGCCCGTGGTGCGCGAGCACGTCGAGCGCGCCGCGACGGTGATTCGGATGGCGCCGAGCTTCGTGCGCTTCGGCTCGTTCGAGATCTTTCACTACCGCACGCAGCTCGACGAAGTGAAGACGCTGGCCGACTACGTCATCGGCCGCTTCTATCCGGAGTGCGAGAGCGGCGCGGACCGCTACGCGCGCTTCTTCGCGGCCGTCGTCGAGCGCACGGCGGCGCTGATGGCGCAGTGGCAAGCGGTCGGGTTCGCGCACGGCGTGATGAACACCGACAACTTCTCGATCCTCGGCTTGACGCTCGACTACGGCCCGTACGGCTTCGTCGAGGCGTACCAGCCGCGCTTCGTGTGCAACCACAGCGACGAGATGGGCCGCTACGCGTTCGACCGCCAGCCGACGATCGGGCTGTGGAACTGCTGCGCGCTCGCCGAAGCGCTCAGCTCGCTGATCGGCAAGGACGAGCTCGACACTGCGCTCGCGCGCTACGAGCACGTCTACCGTGCGGCGTTGCTGCAGCTGCTGGGCGCGAAGCTCGGCGTGCTCGGCGCGCACGACGGCGACACCGAGCTCGCGCTCGAGCTCTTCCGCCTGCTCGAAACGCGGCGCGTCGACTGGACGAACTTCTGGCGCGCGCTCTCCCATTCCGATGCGCACGCGCTGGAGCTGCTCGGCGAGGACGAGACGTCGAAAGACTGGCTCGCGCGCTATGCGCGCCGGGCCGAGGAGGATCCGCGCGACGACGGCGAGCGCCGGGCCGCGATGCGCGCCGTCAACCCGAAGTACGTGCTGCGCAACTGGGTCGCGCAGGAAGCGATCGAGGCCGCCGAAGCCGGCGACGACTCGGTCACCGCAGCCGTCCTCGGCGTGCTGCGCGCACCGTACGACGAGCACCCGCAGCATGAAGCCTGGACGCGCGCCGCGCCCGCGAAATACGCGGGCTTGTCGGTGAGCTGCTCGTCGTAACCTGCGGAACTGAACGGTTTCGGCAAAAGCGCCGAGGACGAGGGCGGGCTGCTCGGGAAACGCGGGCCAGGTGGAACGACAGGTCGGTCACGGCGAAATTCGTTTGCTCGTCCGCGGTATCGCGCGCGGCGTCGCGACTCCGGACATCGCGGAGCTGTTCAGGCCGTACGGCGGCGACCCCGAGCGGATCGCGCTACCGCGCGACCGGCGCACCCGGCGGCGCAAGGGAATCGCTTACGTCTTCGTGCCGAGCCCGCACGCGGCGCGCGCGGCCGTCGAGGCGCTGAACAACACGGTGTTCCAGGAAAAGCAGATCACCGTCGAGCTGGCCGCGGAGCGGCCGCCGAAGCGGCCGCGCCGGTTCAACGGGCCGCCCGGCGGCGGTCCGGGGCCGCGCCCGCCGCGCCGCTTCTGACTACTGCAGGTACTTTTCGACCGTCTCGGCGCTGCGCTCGTGCGCGACGCTGGGGTCCTGGCCGAACTCCTCGCGGGCGCGCCGCTGGCGCAGCAGATCCCATAGCCGGTCGAGCTGGACGTTGATCTCGCCGAGGCGGGTGCGCTCGGCGGCCGAGACGGCCCCGCCTTTTTCGAGGAGCGCGTGCTCCTCGGCGACGAGGCGTTCGATCTGCTGGTGGAGCTCCTGGTCGTTCACGGGCCAAGTGTTCCCGTTCCGGGTAACCAGACCCGCAGGGAGCCGCTCGCGGCTCCTACGAAGGTACGCGAGTTTGTCCGCCGA
This region includes:
- a CDS encoding polyprenyl synthetase family protein codes for the protein MLERAPAGRDLYALVEEYFRSSFVTGNELITEAVRRMLAAGGKRLRPRCTLLAAEAVGGRAEDHLRLAAFMELIHVATLIHDDVVDGAATRRGVNATAVDFGNRISVLAGDYLFAWIFKNVTAECAPPIPHVLSSTLADITDGEVLQLRALGELDTTLAAYVEVAGKKTASLFAAAAECGALAAGGSPFAVKALHDFGTAFGIAFQMRDDLLDLTGDEATLGKPVGNDLRERKMTVPLVLALEGGGREFRSGVERFFAESDQVHDRVENIVAGITAHGGLAKTEAVLAGYVERAKQSLAPLGNAPARAELAALADTLLSTRS
- a CDS encoding twin-arginine translocase TatA/TatE family subunit — translated: MFSPIEIAAVVGVAILIFGADKLPKLARSAGQAKKEFMVGQADADVAAERAREEARKRAEAEDRAAEATTTVSGAGGPGPIVPDPQTGAPGPTTVAPPRP
- the tatC gene encoding twin-arginine translocase subunit TatC — its product is MLAERTPLDAENREREAEWDQKEMPFTEHLRELRNRLFVCVVTVLALTVLLLWPAQWAIPRVTHLYFGSVQLHAFGPADAVWAIFKFALYGAIVLGLPVILYQAWMFVVPAIHPKTRKAVYSYVAPSFVLSLAGIAFAHFLVLPRVVGALDKITSSVAVPTYGIESTLNLVLLLLLAFALVFQTPVVMLLGARIGLINSRLLRRYRKYIGFGMLVAGAILAPDGSPVTMTLIAAPMYVLFELSIWLIVFMEKRWKHEAADA
- a CDS encoding cytochrome c biogenesis protein ResB — encoded protein: MEARSGGRVASRALGALRESWDDLVRLFAHVPFGVSLLAAWAFLTLIGVIVEQGKDPSFYAAEYAPPLARLIVRLDLGNIYHSPAYLIAIGLILCSMAAATFTKVIPRRIPRLNPVKIDAIPLHARVRIAGDPESVRERLAAFFAARGWQVRKREFGGAEWTFADKNNWARRGVLVAHLGFLIIAIGTTIYWAKGYSGQFAVLSGQTATIPENGATIALHRFAYRIDPIQTKAGTVYQPIDYVSNATVTGKDGLPRDAVIRVNQPYDVDGTLIYQATYGFAIDFRLTRDGRPVPVSDHPLKEGEGFVIPGTSRAIEYTRFVGTIDRATGQPAADPRPNDPGVVVQAFDGDRPAGSALLALGQPVDLGAGYALTAQRYILYSGFQYRYDPGIPVVGLGALVLLAGLCISFYFLPARLFVLARDAGGGVTEVGIAATTVKGYDVFEERFGEIVEDLRRSEPVGDTAQAGARPVLESA
- the ccsB gene encoding c-type cytochrome biogenesis protein CcsB, which translates into the protein MDPLRVHVDQWLLVLGIAAYVTAAFALFAHFLMRNPVLRAIGLPLAAVGCVSQFAELGTRWWMTGVWPLTNLYGSLSLFSACAVAIFLVFALRYDLAFIGGPVLALAAIALGYATTWNEGYMPAVPALQSYWIKVHVPIVITAYASFMVSFCVSAMYLLKDAAEKRYAQRHPTVRGVAASAGGNVDVPLSAYAANPLTGVVRTDTPALASAAAAGDATASWLTGLPSLAKLDVMQYRIIAVGLPLLSLGIITGAMWAKEAWGAYWQWDPKETAALISWIVYAGYMHLHTRPEWRGTRTAWVSVIGFVSIVFCYLGVNIWISGLHSYKM
- a CDS encoding UvrD-helicase domain-containing protein — translated: MDYLAIQQDTALWLLRKDGILEELANVIASQGLRNLRKGDFLAGPIRISADRDVVMLVNADFAAGTGDEPLGFIRIAPRLGIASNADAATMALTRAVFVICQRLQNRTFWADSRYRKIDDSRYTISIGGLESPLSLAWAEKTLQAGATITRVVFVIGPYHDENNLAEAAESYSFQISALMNSVRTIMSGNSTRGILSDKSFTSLREAIDPSELRQDAGPFDASGGRLTLTVQARRADVTPQDIYRTLMWSYDQWCNPALSTLSKEQRSILEQNAPLTQPLRIVGPGGAGKTLLMQLMAIKCLREKPGAKVLYLTHNEAMEESVRARFARLLNGAPKHAAQDLFAPISQLHVTTLARYSMELTGLRRWQVISLNPERAKDDAFNLVKEALSKALASKSHVVEKSENLRVLTADETAFRYFAEYVRAEISMVIKGRGMILDRGAYTDAQDALGHLHAVLSPEERDVIYDAYINYRDSLREYEVLDSDDVALSVLGRLMTPQWEYERRQLGFDYVFVDEAQLFNDNERQIFALLTTSQSPHTLVAIALDEAQRLYSMTASGFGRLGIEDLQRRTLHVMHRLSESIAKLAFYVISQGSAPFGNEFPELKFRATDAKERMHSAPSLHVERLEKFAERIYEIVRVGAREGLMQFAVVVHSETAMAPIREGLPKLVHSDFEFRMLRQRGETISGNYPTVILAPPELIGGQEFDCVISCGLEEGVIPPQSIGGALAARLEQQAYREIYLTFTRARHRLHIMNMEGSALTPVLSRARHLGLLKDAG
- a CDS encoding cytochrome c, with the protein product MRGFLGGVVAAVVVLALVVFAAVKTGAVPARADGPLMPGERWAANTSLHATLAREAPKPPYPYTQSDADIAQGAKLYVQNCAVCHGTANTTPDAIARGLGVRAPQFNKNDVMDDPEGQTYWKIEHGIRFTGMPSFAKSLDEKSIWQITYFMKRVPDHLTGEAKSIWENPSQVPPPTPMPALPARHG
- a CDS encoding YdiU family protein, whose amino-acid sequence is MAIAPPCGKTLEDLRFDNSFAALGDAFSECRTPLGIPNARLAGFSPEAAALIDLRPGEEERPEFAELVSGNGLLAGMEPVAGMYGGHQFGVWAGQLGDGRAILLGEVRTDAGERWELQLKGGGLTKFSRFADGRAVIRSTVREFLASEALHHLGVPTTRALAMAAGDEPVVREHVERAATVIRMAPSFVRFGSFEIFHYRTQLDEVKTLADYVIGRFYPECESGADRYARFFAAVVERTAALMAQWQAVGFAHGVMNTDNFSILGLTLDYGPYGFVEAYQPRFVCNHSDEMGRYAFDRQPTIGLWNCCALAEALSSLIGKDELDTALARYEHVYRAALLQLLGAKLGVLGAHDGDTELALELFRLLETRRVDWTNFWRALSHSDAHALELLGEDETSKDWLARYARRAEEDPRDDGERRAAMRAVNPKYVLRNWVAQEAIEAAEAGDDSVTAAVLGVLRAPYDEHPQHEAWTRAAPAKYAGLSVSCSS
- a CDS encoding RNA-binding protein produces the protein MERQVGHGEIRLLVRGIARGVATPDIAELFRPYGGDPERIALPRDRRTRRRKGIAYVFVPSPHAARAAVEALNNTVFQEKQITVELAAERPPKRPRRFNGPPGGGPGPRPPRRF
- a CDS encoding DUF2630 family protein, which translates into the protein MNDQELHQQIERLVAEEHALLEKGGAVSAAERTRLGEINVQLDRLWDLLRQRRAREEFGQDPSVAHERSAETVEKYLQ